From the genome of Etheostoma spectabile isolate EspeVRDwgs_2016 chromosome 10, UIUC_Espe_1.0, whole genome shotgun sequence, one region includes:
- the lrrtm2 gene encoding leucine-rich repeat transmembrane neuronal protein 2 codes for MGFHSRWSLVGPAPAALCVISMLLVCLLPPASCTTCPQKCRCEDLQFYCDTQGLQAPPDGVDKGALGLSLRHNSITELSPDQFYGFSQLTWLHLDHNQITTVQEDAFQGLYKLKDLNLSSNRITKLPNTTFIHLINLQILDLSFNQMTALEPELFHGLRKLQILHLRSNLLRTTPVRAFWDCRSLEYLGLSSNRLRSLARNGFAGLIKLKELHLEHNQLTKINLAHFPRLVALQFLYLQWNKISNLTCGMEWTWTTLEKLDLTGNEIRVLTSDVFQTLPNLKILLLDNNKLSSLDPQVMDMWQSLGTIGLSSNFWECTKRICSLATWLSTFKGRWEHSILCHSPEYAQGEEILDAVYGFQLCQNFSAPVVQTISTTTDASIAAEITSSLFGIMQPTPTQDYAEDFVSFTTVTTTTTTTTPPRTAQATTAKLEEAAVTEDFSAMDNTVMTHRVIIGTMALLFSFFFIIFVVYISRKCCPPTLRRIRHCSAIQNRRQMRTQQRQPMADLATQVPYNEYEPSHEEGALVIINGYGQCKCQQLPYKECEV; via the exons ATGG GTTTCCATTCAAGGTGGTCATTGGTGGGACCTGCACCAGCGGCTCTGTGTGTGATCAGCATGCTCCTAGTGTGCCTGCTGCCTCCTGCATCGTGCACAACCTGCCCTCAAAAATGTCGCTGTGAGGACCTGCAGTTCTACTGCGACACCCAGGGGCTTCAGGCACCCCCAGATGGTGTGGACAAGGGGGCCCTAGGGTTGTCACTACGCCACAATAGCATCACTGAGCTCAGCCCTGATCAATTTTATGGCTTCAGCCAGCTCACCTGGCTACATCTAGACCACAATCAGATTACAACCGTACAAGAGGACGCCTTTCAAGGGCTCTACAAGCTGAAAGACCTCAATCTAAGCTCCAATCGTATCACCAAGTTGCCCAACACAACCTTCATCCACCTCATCAATCTCCAGATACTGGACCTGTCCTTCAATCAGATGACTGCATTGGAACCAGAACTGTTTCATGGACTGAGGAAGCTTCAGATACTCCACCTCCGCTCCAATTTACTTCGCACCACACCTGTTCGGGCATTCTGGGACTGCCGCAGCCTGGAATATCTGGGCCTAAGCAGCAATCGTTTACGGAGTCTGGCCCGGAATGGATTTGCTGGGCTCATTAAGCTTAAAGAGCTCCACTTGGAGCACAATCAGCTGACCAAGATCAACTTGGCCCATTTCCCCCGCCTTGTTGCCCTCCAGTTTCTTTATTTGCAGTGGAATAAAATCAGCAACTTAACATGTGGCATGGAGTGGACCTGGACCACTTTAGAGAAGCTGGACCTCACAGGGAATGAAATCCGTGTCCTGACATCTGATGTGTTTCAAACGCTGCCAAATTTAAAGATTTTGCTGCTGGATAACAACAAACTAAGCAGTCTGGATCCACAAGTCATGGATATGTGGCAGTCTCTGGGTACCATTGGGCTGTCTAGCAACTTTTGGGAATGTACCAAAAGGATTTGCTCTCTGGCCACTTGGCTAAGCACCTTTAAAGGAAGGTGGGAACATTCCATTCTCTGCCATAGTCCTGAATATGCCCAAGGTGAGGAGATACTTGATGCCGTTTATGGATTCCAGCTTTGCCAGAATTTTTCAGCGCCGGTTGTTCAGACCATAAGTACTACCACAGACGCTTCTATAGCTGCAGAGATCACAAGCTCCTTGTTCGGAATTATGCAGCCGACCCCCACGCAGGACTACGCAGAGGATTTTGTGAGCTTTACCACAGTCACTACcacaacaactacaacaacacCACCACGCACTGCTCAAGCAACTACTGCTAAATTGGAAGAGGCAGCTGTAACAGAGGACTTCTCTGCAATGGACAACACTGTTATGACTCACAGGGTTATCATTGGAACTATGGCCCTTctattttcattctttttcatcattttcgTTGTGTACATCTCACGGAAGTGCTGCCCTCCCACCCTGCGCCGGATACGCCACTGTTCGGCTATTCAGAACCGCAGACAGATGAGGACCCAGCAGCGGCAGCCTATGGCAGATCTAGCTACACAGGTACCCTATAATGAGTATGAGCCCAGCCATGAAGAAGGGGCACTTGTGATCATAAACGGCTATGGGCAGTGCAAGTGTCAGCAACTGCCTTACAAAGAGTGTGAAGTATGA